A region of the Leptospira inadai serovar Lyme str. 10 genome:
ACTCGACGAATCTTCGGTCTCGGATTTCTCCAAGGCAAACTCGTGTAGGAAACCTACAAGAAAGTTTACTCGCTACGTTTCGGGAGATCCTCTATTTTCGGCAATTGAGCGCTTACGGTACCGTTCGTATTTATACGGAATATGCGGAATTAACACTAACTCTAGGCCGATTTAGAGTAGACTGAAACTAATAACTTAACCTGCTCGGAAGCGCGAATCGAATTTGAAAATTCTATCGCTATTAATCCCTTGGTCCCCGCATTCGAAGCAACCGTTTCGACTCGGATGATTTTTCCGGAAATTTTTACGTCCTTAATCGATGACCCGGAAATCAAACACCGAATCGTAGAACCGATTTCGACGCTTTTATAATTCCCGCTATCGACTTGAATGGCAAGTCCCGTATCGGAAATGTCGGAAATATTTCCTACGATGATAACGTTCTTTTGGATAGCTAAGACAAACGGTTCGAAAATGTCCCAAGAATATATTCTTTCGGCCTTTCTGCGCTCTTCGTTCATTTTGAGATCCTTAATCACTCGCACGCTATAAAAATTGGACCCGAGTTTAATTCATCCGAATCGATGATATTTAGCAATCTGCCCAAGTGCAATTTAAAAGCCTGCGCAATTTTAAAAAGGACAAGATCGAAAAACATAAGCGTATCGAGTTAAGATCCGAGATTCGAACGCTACTCGGAAGTCGTTAAACTTAAAGCGAGCAATCGGTCAGAAAGTTGTATCATTTCGTGGAATTCTACACCGATGATGCCCTTCATTCCGCCCGATGTAGCGACCTTATCCTTTCGGACAATGACCCCGGAGAAATTGATATCGTCCATGCATGGCCCGGAAATAATCCCGGAAATCCTAGATCCGATTTCTTGGTTCTGGATAATTTCAAAATCCGATAGAATTGCCATACCGAAATCGGAAATATCGGATAGATTTCCGACAAATGTCTCCTTTCCATTCACCGCTAAAACAAGAAGTTCTAATAACTCTTTTGAAACGAGTCGTTCTCTTCTCCTTCTTTCCTCCATCGTTTTCTACCCCTTTGCGCAAGTTCTTGCACTTACGAATTTATCGGACGGAAGGAGAAGCGATTAGATTTCATCGTATTTTATTAATATTATTAAGTCCATATGCGCGAATGCCTTAGCTTAAA
Encoded here:
- a CDS encoding PilZ domain-containing protein, whose protein sequence is MNEERRKAERIYSWDIFEPFVLAIQKNVIIVGNISDISDTGLAIQVDSGNYKSVEIGSTIRCLISGSSIKDVKISGKIIRVETVASNAGTKGLIAIEFSNSIRASEQVKLLVSVYSKSA
- a CDS encoding PilZ domain-containing protein, which gives rise to MEERRRRERLVSKELLELLVLAVNGKETFVGNLSDISDFGMAILSDFEIIQNQEIGSRISGIISGPCMDDINFSGVIVRKDKVATSGGMKGIIGVEFHEMIQLSDRLLALSLTTSE